The following nucleotide sequence is from Mucilaginibacter sp. cycad4.
AATATTACAGATAATAATCTGCAGGGCATGAACATTTTAATTGTCGACGATAACAAAATGAACCTGATGATAGCCGGCAAATTTTTAAAGCGCTGGAATGCCCAGGTTCAGGAAGCATTGAACGGACAAATAGCTGTTGACCTGGTTAACCATAACGTTTACGACCTTATTATCATGGACCTGCAGATGCCTGTTATGGATGGTTTTGAAGCGACGGCAGTTATCAAACAGTCACAACCAGACCTACCCATCATAGCCCTCACAGCAGATGCCATGCCCGAAACCTACGAAAAAGCCCTGGCAGCCGGTATGGTTGATTACCTCACCAAACCCTTTGTCCCCGAAATACTGTACAGTAAACTGGCAAAACATATCAGGCAATCAGCGTGAGTTTGATTTCGGGTTTCGGATTTTCGATTTCGGATTGTCCTCAATCGCCTAAGCAGCTATTCGAAATCTCTGACTTCGAATTAACTATGCCTGGAGTTTGCAACTCCAGCCCTACACGCTAAAATAAAATCAGGACACAATAGCCTATGTATGTAGTTGCAAACTACATACATAAGTCATCCGTAGACAAAGTCTACGGACAGCGAATCGCCTAACTCCATCAAAATAAAAAAGCGACAGGCATCCCTTATCGCTTTAAATATCATTAAATCCTCAAATCATGAGAATCAAGGTTCAAAATAAAAAAGCGACAGTATCCGCATCGCTTTTAAAATATCATGAAATCCCTGAATCATGAAAATCAGGGTTCAGTTTTTTTAATTGATCTGCTCCTTTACCGATCCGCATTCCTTCATATGCTCAGGGAAGTACGGATTTTCGATGTTTTTGGCCGAAGACAACCAATACCCACCTTTACCCCCATCTGCCATTGGGCAAAAATCAACATAAATTGGATCTGATTTAAATTTGGCACCTTTTATTAGTGCGATCACATCTTTACTCAAAACTAAAAATTCATTCCGCTGAACTTTGATATCGTCGACGGTAGCTATCTGGTGTGCTACAGTTGCCGTTTCGGTACAGCCTTTAATACCAGCCAGCCTTGCTTCCAAAGCGGTGGCTGCAATTTTAACCCCTGCTACATCCGATTTTAAAAATTCATCTTTCAGGGCAATGTAAGCTTTAACCACACCTGCAGTATCTGCTACCGGTACAGCGGTGGTTTTAGCCGAATCGGCTGCAACACTATCTGCCTTAGCAGTTTCCTGTTGTTGCTTTGCGGGTTGATTACATGCTACAGCGGCCAAAACCGCTAAAAAACAAAATCCTTTAATTATTTTCATATTACAATTAGTTTGTGCGGATA
It contains:
- a CDS encoding DUF3347 domain-containing protein; protein product: MKIIKGFCFLAVLAAVACNQPAKQQQETAKADSVAADSAKTTAVPVADTAGVVKAYIALKDEFLKSDVAGVKIAATALEARLAGIKGCTETATVAHQIATVDDIKVQRNEFLVLSKDVIALIKGAKFKSDPIYVDFCPMADGGKGGYWLSSAKNIENPYFPEHMKECGSVKEQIN